One genomic segment of Desmodus rotundus isolate HL8 chromosome 5, HLdesRot8A.1, whole genome shotgun sequence includes these proteins:
- the FADD gene encoding FAS-associated death domain protein, producing the protein MDPFLVLLHSVSTGLSNSELADLKFLCQGRLGKRKLERVQSGVDLFSLLLEQNELDREHPELLRELLASLRREDLLRLLDDFEAGAEGRAAPEEQDFCAAFDIVCDHVGKDWRRLARQLRVSDSKIDAIEVKHPRNLVEQVRESLRVWKSAARGHATVSHLVQALRACRLNLVADLIEEDQQARSLQLQNESGGGTVSLMAWDSDVSASRASS; encoded by the exons ATGGACCCGTTCTTGGTGCTGCTGCACTCGGTGTCCACCGGCCTGTCGAACAGCGAGCTGGCCGACCTCAAGTTCCTGTGCCAGGGCCGACTGGGCAAGAGAAAGCTGGAGCGCGTGCAGAGCGGCGTCGACCTCTTCTCCTTGCTGCTCGAGCAGAACGAGCTGGACCGCGAGCACCCGGAGCTGCTGCGCGAGCTGCTCGCCTCCCTGCGGCGCGAGGACCTGCTGCGGCTCCTGGACGACTTCGAGGCGGGCGCAGAGGGCAGAGCGGCGCCGGAAGAACAAG ACTTTTGTGCGGCCTTCGACATCGTGTGTGACCACGTGGGGAAGGACTGGAGGAGACTGGCACGCCAGCTGAGAGTGTCTGACTCCAAGATCGACGCCATCGAGGTGAAGCACCCCCGGAACCTGGTGGAGCAGGTGCGGGAGTCATTGAGAGTCTGGAAGAGCGCGGCAAGGGGGCATGCCACGGTGTCCCACCTGGTGCAGGCGCTCAGGGCCTGCCGCCTGAACCTCGTGGCAGATCTCATCGAGGAGGATCAGCAGGCCCGGAGCCTCCAGCTCCAGAATGAGAGCGGTGGTGGCACTGTGTCCCTCATGGCATGGGACTCGGACGTGTCTGCCTCAAGAGCCTCCTCTTGA